The Hemiscyllium ocellatum isolate sHemOce1 chromosome 28, sHemOce1.pat.X.cur, whole genome shotgun sequence genome includes the window GGATTCTCACAGAGGGATCCTCTGAACTGGCCTGGAGACAGGGTCCTCGTGAATTATGGGTGGATGGAGTGTAGCCCCTTCACAGTTGCTCTAATACCCAGGCAGGCAGGAAGGGCCTTTCCTCATTCAAACAGGCCCCTACACAAACTGGAAGTTGGAGACTTGCTGGAAGTGACTCATCAATGTCCATTAGTTCAGTGTTAACAAGACCCTAACAGAGTCTAATTGGGCACCTGCCCTACCCTGCTGGGCCCAGACCCACAATGTCTGAAATAGCTGGAGCTGGGAATGATGTTGGAAACTAAATATTCACTTTCTACCTCCAATCCTGCCTCAAGTTTGGCTACAAATTAAATAAGGACTATGTATAGCAGACATTCAGGAAGTAGCCTATGCTTAGAAGTTCGCTGTACCAAGTTGCAGATCCATTTTCCTGCAGGAAGGCATTAGAACATACACATTATGTGATAAAAAAGATTGACAACATGCTGATTTTTAAACGCTCTTCAGGATGGTatgttggttagcactgctgcctcacagtgctagggacttgggttcaattctaatctcaggtgactgtgtgtggaaattgcacattctctctgtgtttgtgtggatttgttccagtttcatcccacagtccaaagattacattacttacagtgtggaaacaggcccttcggctcaacaaatccacaccgacccacaaacgtgcagcccacccagaccaCGTCGGCAATTTAGTGTagcctgcacaattttggattgtgggaagaaaccggagcaaacccacacagacgtggggagaatgtgcaaactccacacagacagttgcctgaggcaggaattgaacccaggtctctggtgctgtgagtgctaaccactgtgtcagcGTGCTGCCcataaagatgtgtaggttaggtggattggccatgctaaattgcctgtagtgttaggtggagtagtcagagggaaatgggtctgggtgggttacactttggaggattggtgtggacttgggtcaaaaggcctgtttccacactgttgggaatctcaCCTATTAACAAGAGCAACAAATAATTTACGCCAGAAAGATATGTTTTGATGGTAGGTGTGAAGAACAATTTTAACTCCAGGGCTGGTCGGGAGATGCAGTAAACATAAAGGGAAATATCAGACAATAAATGAGCTTCAGTGTAAAATGTGACAGCGATTCCAGTCGCACTGAGGCATCACTGCATCAACCTGAATCTCTGAGCCTGAATGGGCGGGTTTCAGATCCTTGCTCTGGTTGGTCAGTGTGAATCGCTCTCATTTGCACGGATTTCCTTCCGGTTGTGAAGGGCTCTATAACTGGCTTCAATGGGAACCTGCTGCCACAGTCTGTCCCAGATACAGTCGCTGAAGGCAGGCAGCTCATTGACAGAAATGATGTGGATCTTGTGCTTTCTCTGTTCCCTGGCAGTGTGGCTGGGCTGTAAGTAAAACACTGCTCCTTCCACAGCAGCAGATTGGGGTTTTACAGTCACCTTTAAAAGGGTCCATTTCTGATGTTTAATCCTTGCTCTTTTACAGATGGACAGTGTCAGACTCTGACTCAGCCTGCACAACTGACTGTGAAACCGGGGAACACGGCCACACTGGACTGTAACATTGGAACGGATGATAGCTATACCGTGTACTGGTACAAGCAGACACCAGGATCAGCTCCTCAGTGGATCCTCTATTACCATTACTCGCTCAGTGCGCCTACCTATGGGTCTGGGTTTAGCAGCGACCGTTTCACATCGACAGTCAACAACGGTCACAACATTTACCAGTTAATCATCAAAAACGTGGAGGTGAATGATGCCGCCGTGTATTACTGTTACAAGTGGGTTAGCTCGGCCAGTGCTTATGTCTCACAGTGACAGAAGGTAACACAAAAACTGATATCCGGAAATAATGTCCTCCTAATATCATTGTATTGGATCAAATACTCTAATATTTAAGATTTCATAAATAACTTTAATGTTCTTGGGTATAATATTTTCCATTTCCCGTTATTTCATAATTGGTAACTTTCTGAAATCACTGCCCATTACCGAGTGTTGATGACATTTTAATGTCAGTGTGTGGATGTTGTTGTGAGGTTATTCCTTACTGTCCCACACCatctgggacactgggaataCATGACCAATGCTGGCACTGGAGTATCTGAAGGTGTTTTCTTTCCAATTCCAGGATCCTGGATAACTGTATGGACTGAACCCTAGaacatcagtgtgtgtgtgtttgggcaAGGGACCAAGCTCTTTGTTGCAGGTAAGTGGCTGAGAATTCCCTCTGTGGATACTAACTGTGTGAATTTAGACACTTGATTGAAACTTAATTATTTCCTCATGCCTGTTTCTTAAcctgagtgaaaatgttggtTGTTTCTCCAGAGTCTAGCAGCAGAAGCAGAGCAATCACTCTTGGTGCTGCCTGTCTGAGTTTGTGCTGTTTCTGACATTGGCTGTTAGTTCATAGTTTCGTATATAATAATGTTCTTGTTCATAAGTGCTTTGATTTGACCAAATCTTTTTTGCTTTTTAGCATGCTGTACATTAGTTAATGTATTTGGTGGTGGCACATATTTAAGAATGTTGTCTAATTTTTTTTCAAGGCTTTGAAAGTGCAATGTTGGGAACAGAGTTAAATTTAGTTCTGttggttttgtttaaaatgtgCAATCAAAAGAAAGAAACTTCATTggtatgttttttaaaattttcatgcCTCAAAGCATTTCTTGGTGAATTAATTAATTGAAGCTTTGTCATTGCTACTCAACTAAAAAGCAATGTGCTTACACAAAACCCATTATTAATTTTGCCAAATATCAGAAGCAATCATTCTCCGAAACCAAGCATTGCTAATGCAGTACTCAGTAAAATGCCAGTTTAGTTCCTGAGCCTGGTCCTGTCTCTCATTTTTAATGCCTATTGATAACTTTGTGTTTTTTTATTTTTGCACTGAACTGGAACCTCTTGTTATCTTCTGAAATAAGTCTagcagaggccagtatcctgtcacagGTGTATTGTATATGACACTGATCCAGTCTCCTCAGAGCCAGCTTatagtgaacagaacctctgacactcctggttGGTTGTTTGgttatttatgtatttatttttggattcatccccacccccaaagagccagctctgaatgacCAGGATGTcttaacacttttttttttacattttattaAACCATTCACAGTTTATGAAataattaacattaacagctgtatacaaagaaacagcaattttacaagggagaggagtggCAAAGCCAGGTCCCAAAC containing:
- the LOC132828928 gene encoding immunoglobulin lambda-1 light chain-like, translating into MMWILCFLCSLAVWLGYGQCQTLTQPAQLTVKPGNTATLDCNIGTDDSYTVYWYKQTPGSAPQWILYYHYSLSAPTYGSGFSSDRFTSTVNNGHNIYQLIIKNVEVNDAAVYYCYKWVSSASAYNISVCVFGQGTKLFVAAQQLPDPSVKLLGPSDEEMSRKGAGTLVCLVSKLSMGFAAVSWTVDGSPTSSEVQTSVVSRDPDNSFSLSSYLTVPGGDWSSGKVYSCTVQQGTASETTATVSQSGC